The DNA segment TCAAAAAATAAAATTATTAGCCCTAAATTGGGCTAATTTATACATAAAAATCTTCAAATAAAATCAAATATTTCTCCTTAAAAAACCATATAAAATAAAACTAAATTTAGATAAAAAATTTAATCTTTTAAACATAGGGAAATAAAAGGTTTAGATAAATAAAAAACTACATATTTAGCAATATCCAACTATAAAATTAACAAAAAATAAGAAGAATAAAAGAGAAAAATACCCTAAAATTTCGATAATATTTTTTTAAAAGGTGAGTATATGAAAAAAATCAAAAAAGTACTTATTGCTAATAGAGGAGAGATTGCACTAAGAATCATAAGAGCTTGTAAAGAGCTTGAGATTAAAAGTGTTGCTGTATTCTCTGAAGTTGATGTAGAGGGTATTTGGGTAAGAAAAGCTGATGAATGTTACCCTATTTTAGGAGATGTTGTTCAAGCATACTTAGATTATGAAAAAATCATTTCAATTGCAAAAAAATCTGATTGTGATGCAATTCACCCTGGATATGGATTTTTAAGTGAAAATGCTGATTTTGCAAGAGCTTGTGAAGAAAATGGAATTATTTTTATTGGTCCAAAACCTGAACATATCGAACTATTTGGTGATAAAATGGCATCAAAAGTAGCTATGAAAAAAGTTGGAGTTCCTGTTCTTGAAGGTACTGATGAGCCAATTATTGATATTGAAGAAGGTGCAAAAATTGCAAAACAAATTGGATTCCCAGTTATAATTAAAGCTGCATTTGGTGGTGGTGGAAGAGGAATGAGAATAGTAAGAGAAGAGAAAGACTTCAAAGAACTATTTGAAAGTGCCTCAAATGAAGCAAAAAAATATTTCGGTAGAGGTGAAGCATTTATTGAAAAATATGTTGAGAATCCAAGACATATTGAAATTCAAGTTATTGCTGATAAATATGGAAATGTTTTACACCTTGGAGAAAGAGATTGTTCTATTCAAAGAAGACATCAAAAAGTTATTGAAATTGCTCCAAGTCCAAGATTAAATAATGAAGCAAGAAAAGAGTTATATAGAATTGCTACAAAAGCTATGTTCAAACTAGGATACGAAAGTGTTGGAACAGTTGAATTCTTACTTGATCCAGATGACAATATCTACTTTATTGAAATGAATACAAGAGTTCAAGTTGAGCACCCTGTAACTGAAACTATTACTGGAGTTGATATTATTCAAAGAATGATTCAAATTGCTGAAGGTAGTAGAATGATTTTCTTACAAGAAGAAATAAACTTTAGAGGATACTCTATTGAGTTCAGAATAAATGCTGAAAATCCATTAAAAGGATTTATGCCTTCTGTTGGAACTGTTGAGAGATATTTAACACCAGGTGGTCCTGGAGTAAGACTTGACTCTGCACTTTACACAGGATATAAAGTTCCACCAAACTATGATTCAATGGTTGGAAAATTAATCGTATGGGCACTTGACTGGGAAGGTTGTGTGAAAAAAGCAACTAGAGCGTTAGATGAGTTCTATATAGAAGGATTCCCTACAAATATTCCTCTTCATAGAGAAATTGTAAGAGACCAAGATTTCAAAGATGGTATATTTACAACAAATTATCTTGATAAAAAAATGGATATTTTCACATTACATAGTAAAGATAATATTGAAGAAGAAGAGTCTAAAGTAGAAAATGTTAAAAAATTAATAGCTACAATTAACTCAAAAAATATCACAACAAGACATTAATAACCTCTTTTAGAGGTTATTAAATCTTCACAAAAAATAAATTTCAACTACAAACTTTTTCTTTTTAAAGCTAAAAATATACCAAAGATAATTATAAAAGAAGAAACTATAAGTTCAAAAGTTATAGCCTCCTTCAAAAAAATAGTACTTAAAAATATTGCAATTATAGGAACTAACAATTGAATTACACTAGCAGTCATAATCTCTATTTTTGGTAAAACTATGTACCAAATAAATACTCCAAATGCTGTTGTAATACCACCTGAAATTATTGCTAAAAAAGAAGTGAAAAAGTCGATTTTTAAATCATTATTAAAAACTAAAATATAAAAAATTGCAAATATAATTGCAATTATAAAAGCTTTTAGAAAGCTATCTGCTGCATTTACAATTGCATTTTGTGACTTTTTACCAAGTACACTAAAAACTGCCCAACCAATTCCTGATAAAAACATCAAAAGTGTATGAAAATATGAAATTTCAAAATCATATTTTGGATAAAGTAAATATACTAATCCCAAAAAAGCTATCAATATCCCAATTATCTTATTAAACGTCAATTTCTCATTAAAAAATAAAGCTAAGATTATCATTGTAAGTTGTACAACAGCGAATAGAATTAATGTCCCTATACCTGCTAACATATTAGTATATGAAAATGAAAAGCAAATTGCATATAAAAAAAACATAAATCCACTAAGATAATTTGATTTTAAATCAATTTTTAAACTTTTATTTTTATAAAAACACAAACATAATAATATAAACA comes from the Aliarcobacter cibarius genome and includes:
- a CDS encoding acetyl-CoA carboxylase biotin carboxylase subunit, with the translated sequence MKKIKKVLIANRGEIALRIIRACKELEIKSVAVFSEVDVEGIWVRKADECYPILGDVVQAYLDYEKIISIAKKSDCDAIHPGYGFLSENADFARACEENGIIFIGPKPEHIELFGDKMASKVAMKKVGVPVLEGTDEPIIDIEEGAKIAKQIGFPVIIKAAFGGGGRGMRIVREEKDFKELFESASNEAKKYFGRGEAFIEKYVENPRHIEIQVIADKYGNVLHLGERDCSIQRRHQKVIEIAPSPRLNNEARKELYRIATKAMFKLGYESVGTVEFLLDPDDNIYFIEMNTRVQVEHPVTETITGVDIIQRMIQIAEGSRMIFLQEEINFRGYSIEFRINAENPLKGFMPSVGTVERYLTPGGPGVRLDSALYTGYKVPPNYDSMVGKLIVWALDWEGCVKKATRALDEFYIEGFPTNIPLHREIVRDQDFKDGIFTTNYLDKKMDIFTLHSKDNIEEEESKVENVKKLIATINSKNITTRH
- a CDS encoding DMT family transporter, giving the protein MKNSLFSLKIIFLIFLVLLFFALNSILARMAISTQNIDAFSFTLLRIISAMFILLCLCFYKNKSLKIDLKSNYLSGFMFFLYAICFSFSYTNMLAGIGTLILFAVVQLTMIILALFFNEKLTFNKIIGILIAFLGLVYLLYPKYDFEISYFHTLLMFLSGIGWAVFSVLGKKSQNAIVNAADSFLKAFIIAIIFAIFYILVFNNDLKIDFFTSFLAIISGGITTAFGVFIWYIVLPKIEIMTASVIQLLVPIIAIFLSTIFLKEAITFELIVSSFIIIFGIFLALKRKSL